Proteins encoded together in one Schistocerca americana isolate TAMUIC-IGC-003095 chromosome 8, iqSchAmer2.1, whole genome shotgun sequence window:
- the LOC124545547 gene encoding activating signal cointegrator 1 complex subunit 2 homolog, with amino-acid sequence MIQEKLEQLRRDRDARAKELARRREQDGPTTSANSSSDDCRTKSHNPTEQHNAMDYQDESSDSDAPFQEVRRRRKGTKRRKAEENTPMQTEQRAVPTTNYYAPLQQQDPAMEDQHQPQPNDTNTQDATAPPPPKPRIPPKAIHAYQLRPPPSKEPQQPPQPSFAATPKDFPSLRTPWTAASSLFQTPTQQQPTRPKNTARQRLHDLRQQQQQQRSTDNALGLSDIIAALSNMGSIINLLKTKNVFAILADTARKFNDAPDLLSKLLTLLEGIMAFFTD; translated from the exons ATGATTCAAGAGAAACTGGAACAACTCCGCCGCGACCGCGACGCACGAGCAAAGGAACTCGCAAGACGGCGGGAGCAGGACGGCCCAACCACCAGTGCCAACTCATCTTCTGACGACTGCCGAACGAAGAGTCACAATCCGACGGAACAACACAATGCCATGGACTATCAGGACGAATCCAGCGACTCTGATGCACCATTCCAGGAAGTCagacgccgccggaaaggcacCAAACGCAGGAAAGCCGAAGAAAATACCCCCATGCAGACGGAACAACGAGCTgtacccaccaccaactactacgCACCACTACAGCAACAGGACCCAGCAATGGAAGACCAACACCAGCCTCAGCCTAACGACACAAATACTCAGGACGCCACAGCTCCGCCGCCGCCGAAACCGAGAATACCACCT AAGGCGATACACGCCTACCAACTGCGACCTCCACCATCCAAGGAGCCCCAACAACCACCACAGCCGTCGTTTGCGGCGACTCCGAAGGACTTCCCATCTCTCCGAACACCCTGGACGGCTGCATCGTCGTTATTTCAAACACCAACCCAGCAACAACCAACTCGACCGAAAAACACGGCGCGCCAACGACTGCACGATCTtcgccagcaacaacagcagcaacgatcCACGGACAACGCCCTCGGACTGTCCGATATCATCGCCGCGCTATCTAACATGGGCTCCATCATCAACTTACTAAAAACGAAGAACGTCTTTGCCATCTTAGCAGATACAGCTCGCAAATTCAACGACGCACCGGATCTGTTATCCAAACTACTCACTCTACTGGAAGGAATCATGGCCTTTTTCACCGACTAA